Proteins co-encoded in one Bacillus paramycoides genomic window:
- a CDS encoding Cof-type HAD-IIB family hydrolase gives MYKVVFFDVDGTLLSEIDRSMHESTKEAIQRLIDKGIHVVVTTGRPYNLCAQFKEMGIHTIISANGAHIKCGETVIHKSVLSSEIVHDISEFAALHGHSISYFTEGFAMNGIASDNERVIQALSETLHLKEYPEKSKDLSKEIYCLCLYADEMESQKFIEKYPMLTFERFHGYVINVLEDSKVSKLTAIQKVLEHLNICKSEAVAFGDGRNDIEMLQYVGLGIVMGNAGEELKTRADFVTKKASEGGILFALEKFHVV, from the coding sequence ATGTACAAAGTAGTGTTTTTTGATGTTGATGGAACGCTTTTAAGTGAGATTGATAGAAGTATGCACGAAAGTACAAAGGAAGCGATACAAAGATTAATAGATAAAGGGATTCACGTAGTTGTTACAACAGGGAGACCATATAACTTATGCGCGCAATTTAAAGAGATGGGCATACATACAATTATTTCAGCAAATGGTGCGCATATTAAGTGTGGAGAAACCGTTATACATAAATCGGTACTTTCAAGTGAAATCGTTCATGATATCTCAGAGTTTGCTGCATTACATGGTCACAGTATTTCTTATTTTACTGAAGGTTTTGCAATGAACGGAATAGCTTCAGATAATGAGCGTGTAATACAAGCGCTTAGCGAGACGTTACATTTAAAGGAGTACCCTGAAAAAAGCAAGGATTTGTCTAAAGAGATTTATTGTTTATGTCTGTATGCGGATGAAATGGAATCTCAAAAATTTATTGAAAAGTACCCAATGCTTACATTCGAACGTTTTCATGGTTATGTCATAAATGTATTGGAAGATAGTAAAGTATCGAAGCTAACTGCAATTCAAAAAGTATTGGAGCATTTAAATATTTGTAAATCAGAAGCGGTTGCTTTTGGTGACGGTAGAAATGATATTGAGATGTTGCAGTATGTAGGATTAGGAATTGTGATGGGGAATGCTGGAGAAGAGTTAAAAACAAGAGCTGATTTCGTTACAAAGAAGGCGAGTGAAGGTGGTATTTTATTTGCCTTAGAGAAGTTTCATGTCGTCTAA
- a CDS encoding DinB family protein: protein MVVQSALHQLKVAVDTSIQMLMQYKEDELKIHPIHSKRSLFEMWAHLSLICHADLLILNGITEKQLHTFYKEQTPETITQMQQTMIQGYDLLSKTFLSYSNEQLAEMKTAYWGISYSRFEWLLEIVAHFYHHRGQIHILLCEHIKDPNIPLFQ from the coding sequence ATGGTTGTTCAATCTGCCTTACATCAACTTAAAGTTGCTGTTGATACTTCTATTCAAATGCTTATGCAATATAAAGAAGACGAATTAAAAATACACCCCATTCACTCAAAGCGGTCATTATTTGAAATGTGGGCACATCTTTCTCTTATTTGCCATGCAGATCTACTTATTTTAAATGGTATTACAGAAAAACAACTACATACTTTCTATAAAGAACAAACACCCGAAACAATTACGCAAATGCAACAAACGATGATACAGGGCTACGATTTACTTTCTAAAACTTTTTTATCCTATTCCAATGAACAATTAGCGGAAATGAAGACTGCTTATTGGGGTATTTCTTATTCACGCTTTGAATGGTTGCTGGAAATTGTTGCACACTTTTATCATCATCGTGGGCAAATTCATATTTTATTATGTGAGCATATTAAAGATCCTAACATACCTTTATTTCAATAA
- the alr gene encoding alanine racemase — MSLKYGRDTIVEVDLNAVKHNVKEFKKRVNDENIAMMAAVKANGYGHGAVEVAKAAIEAGINQLAVAFVDEAIELREAGINVPILILGYTSVAVAEEAIQYDVMMTVYRSEDLKGINEIANRLQKKAQIQVKIDTGMSRIGLQEEEVIPFLEELNRMEYVEVVGMFTHYSTADEIDKSYTNMQTSLFEKAVNAAKELGIHIPYIHSSNSAGSMELSNTFQNMVRVGIGIYGMYPSKEVDHAVVSLQPALSLKSKVAHIKHAKKNRGVSYGNTYVTTGEEWIATVPIGYADGYNRQLSNKGHALINGVRVPVIGRVCMDQLMLDVSKAMPVQVGDEVVFYGKQGEEEIAVEEVADMLGTINYEITCMLDRRIPRVYKENNETAAVVNILRKN, encoded by the coding sequence ATGAGTTTGAAATATGGAAGAGATACAATTGTTGAAGTTGACTTAAATGCAGTAAAACATAATGTAAAAGAATTTAAAAAACGTGTGAATGATGAAAATATTGCAATGATGGCTGCTGTAAAAGCAAATGGGTATGGCCACGGAGCAGTTGAAGTTGCGAAAGCTGCTATTGAAGCGGGAATAAACCAGCTTGCAGTTGCATTTGTAGATGAAGCGATAGAGTTAAGAGAAGCAGGAATTAACGTGCCGATTTTAATTTTAGGCTATACATCAGTAGCAGTCGCGGAAGAGGCAATTCAATATGACGTTATGATGACTGTTTATAGAAGTGAAGATTTAAAAGGTATAAATGAAATCGCAAACCGTCTTCAAAAGAAAGCGCAAATTCAGGTGAAAATTGATACAGGAATGAGTCGTATCGGTTTACAAGAAGAAGAGGTTATACCATTTTTAGAAGAATTAAACCGTATGGAGTATGTAGAGGTAGTAGGAATGTTTACACATTACTCTACGGCAGATGAAATCGATAAATCATATACGAATATGCAAACAAGTTTATTTGAAAAAGCTGTTAATGCAGCAAAAGAATTAGGAATTCATATCCCATATATTCATAGTTCAAATAGTGCAGGTTCGATGGAACTTAGCAATACATTTCAAAATATGGTTCGTGTAGGTATTGGAATTTATGGAATGTATCCTTCAAAAGAGGTAGATCATGCAGTTGTTTCTTTACAGCCTGCGTTGTCGTTAAAATCAAAAGTAGCTCACATTAAACATGCGAAGAAGAATCGCGGTGTAAGTTATGGGAATACGTATGTAACGACTGGTGAAGAATGGATTGCAACTGTACCAATTGGCTATGCTGATGGCTATAATCGTCAGTTATCTAATAAAGGGCACGCATTAATAAATGGAGTCCGAGTACCTGTTATTGGCCGTGTTTGTATGGATCAGCTCATGTTAGACGTTTCAAAAGCAATGCCAGTACAAGTTGGGGACGAAGTTGTATTCTACGGTAAACAAGGTGAAGAAGAAATTGCGGTAGAAGAAGTAGCAGATATGTTAGGTACAATTAACTATGAAATTACATGTATGTTAGACAGAAGAATCCCGCGAGTTTATAAAGAAAATAATGAAACGGCTGCTGTTGTAAATATACTAAGAAAAAACTGA
- a CDS encoding phosphotransferase: protein MLQQLFTSPILSVQALHPGYENHASDVFLVRTEDAEVIVRSSKMNEEPNNDFWWGCKKLFGIDPRNVHHLEAVHTLLQEYTNLPIPTILEKHILNGREFVVVEKLTGNTVQSFIGQPDSVLISLGKGLAEIHKCNADYIGNPSCTFQVPLEEFKSHILKVSKELVNMFYSDNESIQNAFPTFESQLSSLPAPKESTLVLIDMDPTQFLSDGTTITGLVDTEAYAVAPREFDFIGLEYVLTEKEARSFKQGYETVMPIPHLAECRRPYRYLYRLLSVQGSVELEKWLSHPAYF from the coding sequence ATGCTACAACAACTATTCACTTCACCTATTTTATCTGTTCAAGCTTTACACCCAGGCTATGAAAACCATGCAAGCGATGTGTTTCTCGTCCGAACAGAAGATGCTGAAGTCATCGTTCGTTCTTCTAAAATGAATGAAGAACCAAATAATGATTTTTGGTGGGGATGCAAAAAACTATTTGGAATTGATCCAAGGAATGTCCATCATTTAGAAGCAGTTCATACATTGCTGCAAGAATATACGAATCTCCCCATCCCAACAATATTAGAAAAACATATTTTAAATGGCCGTGAATTCGTTGTGGTCGAAAAGTTAACAGGTAATACAGTTCAATCTTTTATCGGACAACCAGATTCTGTTTTAATCAGTCTTGGAAAAGGGCTTGCAGAAATACATAAATGTAATGCCGATTATATAGGAAATCCATCATGTACTTTCCAAGTTCCACTAGAAGAATTTAAGTCTCACATATTAAAAGTCAGTAAAGAACTTGTAAATATGTTTTATTCCGATAATGAAAGCATACAAAATGCATTTCCTACTTTTGAATCACAACTTTCTTCCTTACCAGCACCAAAGGAATCAACGCTCGTTTTAATTGATATGGACCCTACTCAGTTTTTATCAGATGGTACAACTATTACAGGTTTAGTAGATACAGAAGCTTACGCAGTTGCTCCCCGGGAGTTTGATTTTATCGGCTTAGAATATGTGCTTACAGAAAAAGAAGCTCGTTCTTTTAAACAAGGATACGAAACTGTTATGCCCATTCCTCATCTTGCAGAATGTAGACGTCCCTATCGATATTTGTACCGGTTATTATCTGTTCAGGGCAGTGTGGAGTTAGAAAAGTGGCTAAGTCATCCAGCCTATTTTTAA
- a CDS encoding macrolide family glycosyltransferase: MANVLVINFPGEGHINPTLAIVSELIRRGETVVSYCIEDYRKKIEATGAQFRVFENFLSQINIMERVNEGGSPLTMLSHMVEASERIVTQIVEETKGEKYDYLIYDNHFPVGRIIANVLKLPSVSSCTTFAFNQYITFNDEHESRKVDETNPLYQSCLAGMEKWNKQYGMKCNSMYDIMNHPGDITIVYTSKEYQPRSDVFDESYKFIGPSIATRKEVGRFPMENLKDKKLIFISMGTVFNEQPELYEKCFEAFKDVEATVILVVGKKININQFENIPNNFKLFNYVPQLEVLQYADVFVTHGGMNSSSEALYYGVPLVVIPVTGDQPLVAKRVSEVGAGIRLNRKELTSESLREAVEKVMYDVTFKENSRKVGESLRNAGGYNRAVDEILKMKMNSYSKLK, encoded by the coding sequence ATGGCAAATGTACTCGTAATAAATTTCCCTGGAGAAGGTCATATAAATCCGACTTTAGCTATTGTAAGTGAGTTAATTCGGCGAGGGGAGACAGTTGTTTCGTATTGTATTGAAGATTATAGAAAGAAGATTGAAGCAACAGGTGCACAATTCCGAGTGTTTGAGAATTTCCTCTCTCAAATTAATATTATGGAGCGAGTAAATGAAGGTGGGAGTCCTTTGACGATGCTGTCTCATATGGTTGAAGCATCAGAACGTATTGTTACTCAAATTGTAGAAGAAACAAAAGGGGAAAAGTACGATTATTTGATATATGATAATCATTTTCCAGTAGGACGTATTATAGCCAATGTTTTAAAATTACCTAGCGTTTCTTCTTGTACAACGTTTGCTTTTAATCAGTACATTACTTTTAACGATGAACATGAATCAAGAAAAGTAGATGAAACGAATCCATTGTATCAATCTTGTTTAGCGGGAATGGAAAAATGGAATAAACAGTATGGAATGAAATGTAATAGTATGTATGATATTATGAACCATCCTGGTGATATTACGATTGTATATACTTCAAAGGAATATCAGCCACGTTCAGATGTATTCGATGAATCGTATAAGTTTATCGGCCCATCAATTGCTACGCGTAAAGAAGTAGGGCGCTTTCCTATGGAAAATTTAAAAGATAAAAAATTGATTTTCATTTCTATGGGAACAGTTTTTAATGAACAACCTGAGCTATATGAAAAATGTTTTGAAGCGTTTAAAGATGTAGAAGCGACAGTCATATTAGTTGTTGGTAAAAAGATAAATATAAATCAATTCGAAAACATTCCGAATAACTTTAAGTTGTTTAATTATGTGCCGCAATTAGAAGTATTACAGTATGCTGATGTATTCGTGACACACGGTGGTATGAATAGTTCAAGTGAAGCGCTATATTACGGTGTCCCGTTAGTTGTAATTCCGGTAACAGGAGATCAGCCTTTAGTTGCGAAACGAGTGAGTGAAGTAGGAGCTGGAATAAGGCTTAATCGTAAAGAATTAACTTCTGAATCGTTACGTGAAGCTGTAGAGAAAGTCATGTATGATGTAACGTTTAAGGAAAATAGTCGTAAAGTTGGAGAGTCACTTCGAAATGCTGGTGGGTATAATAGGGCAGTTGATGAAATCTTAAAAATGAAAATGAATTCATACTCAAAACTTAAATAA
- a CDS encoding YitT family protein: MKRVFEYILLTIGSIIVAGSLELILAPNGLVDGGVTAIAIMANKVAGLPLYGVFLGLNIPILLFTAKVMGKKFFIRTSYANVVTTLGLIYLKPFPAITTSELLIVLYGGVLFGIGVGIVVKMGGAIDGSEMLAVWMNKHFKVPISTFLLAVNAVIFTFVAILFSIEQAMFSLAIFYIVTKMIDFILDGINQGKSVMIISGKNKEIGDLLMKELQLSVTYLHGEGGFLGEHKRIIYCITNRFIYPKMKDLVLSVDPTAIIEASYSTETTGVKRPGRAARSEK, encoded by the coding sequence ATGAAAAGAGTATTTGAATACATATTATTAACAATTGGATCAATTATTGTAGCGGGTTCATTAGAGCTTATTTTAGCTCCTAATGGATTAGTAGATGGCGGGGTAACGGCCATTGCTATTATGGCAAATAAAGTTGCTGGATTACCGCTTTACGGAGTGTTTTTAGGGCTTAATATTCCTATCCTGCTTTTTACTGCAAAAGTAATGGGGAAGAAGTTCTTCATCCGTACATCCTATGCAAACGTTGTTACAACACTCGGATTAATCTATTTAAAACCATTTCCAGCGATTACAACTTCTGAACTATTAATTGTACTTTATGGTGGAGTACTGTTTGGAATTGGCGTTGGGATTGTAGTGAAAATGGGCGGAGCAATAGATGGATCAGAAATGTTAGCAGTTTGGATGAATAAACATTTTAAAGTACCAATTAGTACATTTTTACTTGCTGTAAATGCAGTTATTTTCACATTTGTAGCGATTTTATTTTCAATCGAGCAAGCGATGTTCTCATTAGCAATTTTCTATATTGTTACGAAGATGATTGATTTCATATTAGATGGTATTAATCAAGGAAAGAGCGTTATGATTATTTCTGGTAAAAATAAAGAAATAGGCGATCTACTTATGAAAGAATTACAATTATCTGTGACGTATCTACATGGAGAAGGTGGTTTTTTAGGGGAACATAAGAGAATCATTTATTGTATTACAAACCGTTTCATTTATCCAAAAATGAAAGATCTCGTTCTCTCTGTAGATCCAACTGCTATAATTGAAGCGTCTTATTCAACAGAAACAACAGGTGTTAAGCGTCCGGGAAGGGCAGCGAGATCAGAAAAATAG
- a CDS encoding PLP-dependent aminotransferase family protein: MDLTIPLALQSKTPLYLQIYEYMKREISRGSLRAGTRLPSHRNLAVQLNVSRITVESAYQQLLAEGYVESKPKRGIFVAAVDIDVIQKKQQFASNSTNNKENEQYDYDCSQGLIGQKSFPITNWKRALHETLFQYENELFAKEDPQGELILREHISKYLYHARGVHSSPDQIIIGAGTQPLLWLIIQLLGSKKEYGIENPGFHRIPAMIQSSGLPVHPIPLDDKGIHISALRESGSNVAYVTPSHQFPLGIIMPLSRRLELLKWADDCKGYIIEDDYDGEFRYIGKPIPSLQGLDSNERVIYMGTFSKSFLPSLRMGYIVLPPHLLRAYQELNGMFKQTVSTLQQLTFSTFIQNGDWERHINRSRTLYKRKHISLIKSITNEMGNNVHILGEQSGLHIVLHVHNGMNEQELIHAAAKERIKLYPLSTYDSVHNVKEDSYVLLGFGSIPENRIETVVKLLKKAWFPK, translated from the coding sequence ATGGATCTGACTATCCCATTAGCATTACAAAGTAAAACACCCCTTTACTTACAAATTTATGAATATATGAAACGGGAAATCTCTCGTGGATCACTACGTGCCGGTACACGCCTTCCTTCTCACAGAAATTTAGCGGTGCAACTTAATGTGAGCCGTATTACAGTGGAATCCGCTTATCAACAACTACTAGCTGAAGGATATGTAGAAAGCAAACCAAAACGTGGGATTTTTGTTGCAGCAGTTGATATTGATGTCATTCAAAAGAAACAGCAATTTGCGTCAAACAGTACTAACAATAAAGAAAACGAACAATATGATTATGATTGTAGCCAAGGGCTTATTGGTCAAAAATCTTTTCCGATAACAAACTGGAAAAGAGCATTACATGAAACTTTATTTCAATATGAAAATGAATTATTTGCTAAAGAAGATCCTCAAGGTGAGCTCATTCTACGAGAACATATTTCAAAGTATTTATATCATGCTCGCGGGGTACACTCTTCACCTGATCAAATTATTATTGGAGCAGGTACGCAACCTCTTCTTTGGCTAATAATTCAACTACTTGGTTCAAAAAAAGAATACGGAATCGAAAATCCTGGGTTTCATCGTATACCTGCTATGATTCAAAGTTCTGGCCTTCCTGTTCACCCTATTCCTTTAGACGATAAAGGAATTCATATTTCCGCTTTACGTGAATCGGGTTCCAATGTAGCATATGTCACTCCATCTCACCAATTTCCACTTGGAATCATTATGCCGTTATCTAGAAGACTCGAGTTATTAAAATGGGCGGATGATTGTAAGGGATATATTATTGAAGATGACTACGACGGGGAATTTCGCTATATAGGAAAACCTATTCCTTCTTTACAAGGACTAGATTCAAATGAACGCGTTATTTATATGGGAACTTTCTCGAAATCTTTTTTACCTTCTTTACGAATGGGATATATCGTTTTACCACCTCATCTGTTAAGAGCTTATCAAGAACTTAATGGTATGTTTAAACAAACAGTTTCTACGCTTCAACAACTTACCTTTTCCACCTTTATTCAAAATGGTGATTGGGAGCGCCATATTAACCGAAGTCGTACGTTATATAAAAGAAAACATATTTCTTTAATTAAATCTATTACAAATGAAATGGGAAACAACGTTCATATACTCGGTGAACAATCTGGACTTCATATCGTACTTCACGTTCATAATGGGATGAACGAACAGGAACTTATTCATGCAGCTGCAAAAGAACGTATTAAATTATATCCTCTCTCCACATATGATTCTGTTCATAATGTAAAGGAGGATTCGTATGTATTACTCGGTTTTGGCAGTATTCCAGAGAATCGTATCGAAACTGTTGTCAAATTACTAAAAAAAGCCTGGTTCCCTAAATAA
- a CDS encoding GNAT family N-acetyltransferase, producing the protein MNIKEVVTEVDLHDVFPVLQQLRTKLSREEASSLCQKMKEENYKLFSLRNEEDEVVSLAGVAICTNFYNKKHVFVYDLVTAEAHRSKGYGNVLLSYIENWGKENECGSIALTSAFPRLDAHRFYEREGYDKVSFSFYKEL; encoded by the coding sequence ATGAATATTAAAGAAGTAGTAACAGAAGTGGATTTACATGATGTATTTCCCGTATTACAGCAATTGCGAACAAAACTTTCAAGAGAAGAAGCAAGTTCTTTATGTCAAAAAATGAAAGAAGAAAATTATAAACTGTTTTCGCTACGTAATGAAGAGGATGAAGTTGTGAGTCTAGCCGGTGTAGCGATTTGTACGAATTTTTATAATAAGAAGCACGTTTTCGTATATGACCTAGTAACAGCAGAAGCTCATCGTTCAAAAGGGTATGGGAATGTATTACTCTCATATATAGAGAACTGGGGAAAAGAAAACGAATGTGGGTCCATCGCTCTTACATCAGCGTTTCCTAGGTTAGACGCTCACCGCTTTTATGAAAGAGAAGGCTATGATAAGGTAAGTTTTTCTTTTTATAAAGAATTATAA
- a CDS encoding metallophosphoesterase, with amino-acid sequence MGKIKKLSIPNDVRVIVISDIHGELPLLKKLLQKVNFKDEDYLIINGDLCEKGRGSVGVVNYVMDLVVSKPNVYVVEGNCEVVVEALVNENPALINYLCTRKNTIFNEWLGKLKVTVNEESNICEVKNILMGHFSKEIEWLTELPTVIETEDYIFVHAGLEDREDWKETERKNAIAMPEFFNKSHRAHKYVVVGHWPVVNYSDKAPSNNPVIDKKKKIIAIDGGNAIKEAGQLNAFIIQREPTGDMFSYTYVDNFPEYEVIADFNANTEMQGGVTYPYYYIELMEKGQEYTICKQKETNTLLSVKNEYIRQLESGKYTVKTDISCAQISVRKGDIVSLIDGSCSGFDLVKRDGIEGWIKKGILVEIEKMKKKTFS; translated from the coding sequence TTGGGAAAAATAAAGAAACTATCAATCCCTAATGATGTTAGAGTAATCGTAATATCTGATATTCATGGAGAATTACCTCTTTTAAAAAAATTACTACAGAAAGTTAACTTTAAAGATGAAGATTATTTAATTATTAATGGTGATCTTTGTGAGAAAGGAAGAGGTAGCGTTGGCGTCGTAAACTATGTGATGGATCTAGTAGTTAGCAAGCCAAATGTTTATGTAGTCGAAGGGAACTGTGAAGTTGTAGTTGAGGCGCTTGTAAATGAAAATCCTGCGCTAATAAATTATTTGTGTACGCGAAAGAATACAATTTTTAATGAATGGCTAGGGAAATTGAAAGTCACCGTTAATGAAGAAAGTAATATTTGTGAAGTGAAAAACATATTGATGGGCCATTTTTCAAAAGAAATAGAATGGTTAACAGAATTGCCAACAGTGATTGAAACAGAAGATTATATCTTTGTACATGCTGGCCTTGAAGATAGAGAAGATTGGAAAGAGACAGAACGAAAAAATGCGATAGCAATGCCTGAGTTTTTCAATAAATCACATAGAGCACATAAATATGTAGTTGTCGGTCATTGGCCTGTTGTAAACTATTCAGACAAAGCACCGTCTAACAATCCAGTTATTGATAAGAAGAAAAAGATTATTGCGATTGACGGAGGAAATGCGATTAAAGAGGCAGGGCAATTAAACGCATTCATCATTCAGAGGGAACCAACAGGAGATATGTTTTCTTATACATATGTAGACAATTTTCCAGAATATGAAGTGATTGCAGATTTTAATGCGAACACAGAAATGCAGGGCGGGGTTACCTATCCGTATTATTACATAGAGCTGATGGAGAAGGGGCAAGAATACACAATATGTAAGCAAAAGGAAACGAATACATTACTTTCGGTGAAAAATGAATACATTAGGCAACTTGAGTCAGGTAAGTACACAGTGAAAACCGATATTTCTTGTGCACAAATAAGTGTAAGGAAAGGGGACATTGTTTCTCTCATTGATGGAAGCTGTTCAGGATTTGATTTAGTTAAAAGAGATGGAATAGAGGGCTGGATAAAGAAAGGTATTTTAGTTGAGATAGAAAAAATGAAAAAGAAAACGTTTAGCTGA
- a CDS encoding DUF1648 domain-containing protein — translation MNNRFSIALFLTIITTNIILYFFLPLHIVTKWDFNGTPTSTMDKSTFVIVNIIICSFVFFLFLALSKAANNQKFLLWIGNIILLFLFFVDIVMALIALGFTLPLDHFIFIALGLLFILIGYFSSKIDMSKSTVSLEWNDKHLEKRASNICSISMIIAGIFLAALPFIVPAPYRGYAILAIILGMTLVILPSTIYLLMKDSKQSTHLKR, via the coding sequence ATGAATAATCGATTTAGTATTGCTTTATTTCTCACTATTATTACGACAAATATTATTCTCTATTTCTTCTTACCATTACATATTGTTACGAAATGGGACTTCAATGGAACGCCTACGTCAACAATGGATAAAAGCACTTTTGTTATCGTAAATATAATTATATGTTCCTTCGTATTCTTTTTATTTTTAGCTTTATCTAAAGCAGCGAATAACCAGAAATTTCTCCTTTGGATTGGCAACATAATTTTACTATTTTTATTTTTTGTTGATATTGTCATGGCTCTCATCGCTCTTGGCTTCACTCTTCCCCTTGATCATTTCATATTTATAGCATTAGGGCTTTTATTTATATTAATAGGCTATTTCAGTTCCAAAATTGATATGAGTAAATCAACGGTTTCATTGGAATGGAATGATAAGCACCTTGAAAAAAGAGCTTCAAATATTTGTAGTATTTCAATGATAATAGCAGGTATTTTCCTAGCCGCGCTTCCATTTATTGTTCCTGCTCCATATAGAGGTTATGCTATACTTGCAATTATTTTAGGAATGACGCTTGTCATTTTACCGAGTACGATTTACTTACTTATGAAAGACAGCAAGCAATCTACTCATTTAAAAAGGTAA
- a CDS encoding GNAT family N-acetyltransferase translates to MQNVIVKGDKVTIRTIEESDIKPLWNLVFKEENPEWKKWDAPYFPFSMQEYSSYKEKMQTRLKEEPLSNLIIEHNGQVIGTVGFYWEYKPTRWLEMGLVIYNPNYWNGGYGTEALTLYRDLLFEKMEIGRVGITTWSGNERMMKVAKKIGMTLEGRMRKCRYYNGTYYDSIRMGMIREEWEALYVTKG, encoded by the coding sequence ATGCAAAACGTAATAGTAAAAGGGGATAAAGTAACAATTCGTACAATTGAAGAATCAGATATAAAACCATTATGGAATCTCGTATTTAAAGAAGAAAATCCAGAATGGAAAAAATGGGATGCACCGTATTTTCCGTTTTCAATGCAAGAATACTCATCCTATAAGGAGAAGATGCAAACTCGTTTAAAAGAAGAACCTCTATCCAATTTAATTATAGAACATAACGGTCAAGTTATAGGGACGGTCGGGTTTTATTGGGAATATAAACCGACGCGTTGGTTAGAGATGGGGCTTGTTATTTATAATCCGAATTACTGGAATGGTGGTTATGGTACAGAAGCGTTAACGTTATATCGGGATTTACTATTTGAAAAGATGGAAATTGGTAGAGTAGGAATCACGACTTGGTCTGGCAATGAACGAATGATGAAAGTAGCGAAGAAAATAGGAATGACTTTAGAAGGTAGAATGCGTAAATGCCGTTATTATAACGGAACGTACTATGATTCTATTCGAATGGGAATGATTCGTGAAGAATGGGAAGCACTATATGTAACGAAGGGGTGA
- a CDS encoding 2'-5' RNA ligase family protein, with translation MYAIIATFDRVFTNKIIELQNEITNIIGTNQLAGVEPHITLADYNELDVHLYKEKLGEFVAVQENMAEITFPSVGTFPTNGTIFLAPTITDELLKLHHFYHDYFKTFHDNLNSYYVPGKWVPHCTIANKLDVNQFLSVMEYIYQKFDYATASIEKIKLIKVNYENGSAISSRILAEYKLKRMETTR, from the coding sequence ATGTACGCTATTATTGCTACATTTGATCGTGTGTTTACTAACAAAATTATAGAATTGCAAAATGAAATAACAAATATCATTGGCACAAATCAATTAGCAGGAGTAGAACCTCATATTACGTTAGCTGATTATAATGAGTTAGATGTTCATTTGTATAAGGAGAAATTAGGGGAATTTGTAGCTGTTCAAGAAAATATGGCTGAGATAACTTTTCCTTCTGTTGGAACTTTTCCTACAAACGGGACAATCTTTCTAGCACCGACTATTACCGATGAATTGTTAAAACTTCATCATTTTTATCATGATTATTTTAAAACTTTTCATGATAATTTAAATTCATATTATGTACCAGGAAAATGGGTTCCGCATTGCACCATTGCAAATAAGTTAGATGTAAATCAGTTTTTAAGTGTAATGGAATATATCTATCAAAAATTTGATTATGCAACAGCCTCAATTGAGAAAATAAAATTAATTAAGGTAAATTATGAAAATGGTTCTGCTATTTCTTCTCGTATATTAGCAGAATATAAGTTAAAGAGAATGGAGACAACGAGATGA
- a CDS encoding GNAT family N-acetyltransferase has protein sequence MTYVIREMKQEDIHAVQSVAKIAWHDTYEGIIPREIQDSFLDEAYSDEKMKYRLENTHLFVAEEEGEVIGFANFSPVRLQNEAELGAIYLLPDQQGKGIGSALLQKGLTVLKGIRKLYIHVEAANEKGKRFYEAKGFAQLEEFEEDFEGHMMQTVRMVLYI, from the coding sequence ATGACATATGTAATTAGAGAAATGAAGCAAGAAGATATTCACGCTGTACAATCAGTAGCGAAAATAGCTTGGCATGATACATACGAAGGCATTATTCCGAGAGAGATTCAAGACAGTTTTTTAGACGAGGCTTATTCTGATGAAAAAATGAAATATCGTCTTGAAAATACACATTTATTTGTTGCGGAAGAAGAAGGAGAAGTAATTGGCTTTGCGAATTTCTCACCTGTTAGACTACAAAACGAAGCGGAATTAGGAGCAATTTATTTGTTGCCAGATCAGCAAGGGAAAGGGATAGGAAGTGCTTTATTACAAAAAGGGCTAACGGTATTAAAAGGAATTCGGAAACTATACATTCATGTAGAAGCAGCGAATGAAAAAGGAAAACGGTTTTATGAAGCGAAAGGTTTTGCACAATTAGAGGAATTTGAAGAAGATTTTGAAGGACATATGATGCAGACAGTAAGAATGGTTTTATACATATAA